A window from Ardenticatenales bacterium encodes these proteins:
- a CDS encoding DUF3160 domain-containing protein, with translation MISIWFAVRRRWWLLGLLPLLACAFPTLAPTPTPAVLPDAVETRVVPAFAGIPQTAPDTAPAPPFAPYTLAPINRAHAPIDYPFTFDTLLDPGLLTRLNPSQQLLLSRNGFVVLPVPWPQLYQVYQRARETGDPIFISTDAVLALTDTLLTAAWQRAEQGTLTDDLYALSQGMQEAAARQQQDAVSPVREAARQNLAFFTIAGRLLDVDFPVPEAVAEIVADELILLDRGGIFVSPLLGEPHDYSRYRPFGHYAADLRLSGTFRATTWYQQVAFDLDQPDLERLRQQARQLLLLGRGLQTSQNWTRWQRVVAAQAYFMGAQPADLTLPQLAAAAQAVYGGWPLPVELADTARLDNFIATVRAQSSPGAVVRWLPRPRPLADALLPDLLFNRVGGYEGPQDVAPFTGVVTPIGVVRGRPHGLDLAALSGSAAAWTVLESGGDTQYQGFAAQFAALQARIDAWDAATWTETLDGAWLYSLLPLLSPPAADAPSFMRAPAWMDKQLMSWMGGWVLAQADLAWQPSSPLTPTLPLVAGNVEWGYVEPVPAFYAHLAALTQQVRDGLAQRDLLDAEMGKKLAQLAELLHKCQQITAKELAGVENLSPEEQSLMQTFGDDWQRLVTFTDGLAASLPPTLVDAYTDPNTGQALQVGVGEAWQIYVIVPIDGQPVLAVGGVFSGYQFGGAADQRLPRADWPTLTPRPQPAPWMRSYLAP, from the coding sequence TGCCGTTTTGCCTGATGCGGTGGAGACGAGGGTTGTGCCGGCATTTGCCGGCATCCCCCAAACCGCCCCCGACACCGCTCCCGCGCCCCCCTTTGCCCCCTACACCCTCGCCCCCATCAACCGCGCCCACGCCCCCATCGACTACCCCTTCACCTTCGACACCCTGCTGGACCCCGGCCTCCTCACCCGCCTCAACCCCTCACAGCAACTCCTCCTCAGCCGCAACGGATTCGTCGTCCTGCCCGTCCCCTGGCCCCAACTCTACCAGGTCTACCAGCGCGCCCGCGAAACCGGCGACCCCATTTTCATCTCCACCGACGCCGTCCTCGCCCTCACCGACACCCTGCTCACCGCCGCCTGGCAGCGCGCCGAACAGGGCACGCTCACCGACGACCTGTACGCGCTCAGCCAGGGCATGCAAGAGGCGGCGGCGCGGCAGCAGCAAGACGCCGTCTCGCCCGTGCGGGAAGCCGCGCGGCAAAACCTGGCCTTTTTCACCATTGCCGGGCGCTTACTCGACGTCGATTTTCCCGTGCCGGAAGCGGTTGCGGAGATAGTCGCCGACGAGTTGATTTTGCTCGATCGTGGCGGCATCTTCGTCTCGCCCCTGTTGGGAGAACCCCACGACTACAGCCGCTATCGGCCATTCGGCCATTACGCCGCCGATCTCCGCCTCTCTGGCACCTTCCGCGCCACGACCTGGTATCAACAGGTTGCCTTCGACCTGGATCAGCCAGACCTGGAGCGACTGCGGCAACAGGCGCGCCAACTCCTACTGCTGGGGCGCGGCCTGCAAACCAGCCAGAACTGGACCCGCTGGCAGCGTGTGGTCGCCGCGCAGGCCTATTTCATGGGCGCCCAGCCCGCCGACCTGACCCTGCCACAACTGGCGGCGGCGGCGCAGGCTGTTTATGGGGGTTGGCCGTTGCCGGTGGAACTGGCGGACACGGCCCGCCTGGACAACTTCATCGCCACAGTGCGGGCGCAATCTTCCCCTGGCGCAGTTGTGCGCTGGTTGCCGCGCCCGCGTCCGTTGGCCGACGCCCTCTTGCCCGATCTCCTCTTCAACCGCGTCGGCGGCTACGAAGGCCCCCAGGACGTGGCCCCATTTACGGGCGTGGTCACGCCCATTGGCGTGGTGCGCGGCCGTCCGCATGGCCTGGACCTGGCGGCGCTCTCTGGCTCGGCGGCGGCATGGACGGTGCTGGAGAGCGGCGGCGACACGCAGTACCAGGGATTTGCCGCCCAGTTTGCCGCGCTGCAAGCACGGATAGACGCCTGGGACGCGGCGACATGGACGGAGACGTTGGATGGTGCGTGGCTTTATAGTTTGCTGCCGCTGCTCTCGCCCCCGGCGGCGGATGCGCCTTCCTTTATGCGCGCGCCCGCCTGGATGGATAAGCAGTTGATGTCCTGGATGGGGGGTTGGGTGCTGGCGCAGGCTGACCTGGCGTGGCAGCCATCATCCCCGCTGACGCCGACGCTGCCGCTGGTTGCCGGCAATGTGGAGTGGGGGTATGTGGAGCCAGTGCCGGCATTTTACGCCCACCTCGCCGCCCTCACCCAACAGGTCCGCGATGGCCTGGCGCAGCGGGATTTGCTCGACGCGGAAATGGGCAAAAAACTGGCGCAATTAGCCGAATTGTTGCATAAATGCCAGCAGATCACCGCCAAAGAACTGGCCGGCGTGGAGAACCTTAGCCCGGAGGAACAGTCCCTGATGCAAACCTTTGGCGACGACTGGCAGCGCCTCGTCACTTTCACGGATGGCCTCGCCGCCTCGTTGCCGCCCACCCTCGTTGACGCCTACACCGACCCCAACACAGGCCAGGCGCTCCAGGTCGGCGTGGGAGAAGCGTGGCAAATCTACGTGATTGTGCCCATTGACGGGCAGCCCGTGCTGGCCGTGGGCGGCGTCTTCAGCGGCTACCAGTTTGGCGGCGCGGCAGACCAACGCCTTCCCCGCGCCGACTGGCCCACCCTCACCCCGCGCCCCCAACCCGCCCCCTGGATGCGCTCCTACCTGGCGCCATGA